The proteins below come from a single Serratia ficaria genomic window:
- the der gene encoding ribosome biogenesis GTPase Der, protein MIPVVALVGRPNVGKSTLFNRLTQTRDALVADFPGLTRDRKYGRAEVEGNEFIIVDTGGIDGTEDGVETRMAGQSLLAIEEADIVLFMVDARAGLMPADQGIAQHLRNRQKATFLVANKTDGMDPDMATADFYSLGLGDVYAIAASHGRGVTQLIEHVLVPFVPAKEEEAELTEEEANAAYWAEQEGENPEEFAEPEDDFNPQDLPIKLAIVGRPNVGKSTLTNRILGEERVVVYDMPGTTRDSIYIPMVRDEREYVLIDTAGVRKRGKVTETVEKFSVIKTLQAIEDANVVLLVIDAREGISDQDLSLLGFILNSGRSLVIAVNKWDGMSEEDREHVKEMLDLRLGFVDFARVHFISALHGSGVGNLFESVQEAYECATRRVNTSMLTKIMQMAADDHQPPLVRGRRVKLKYAHAGGYNPPIVVIHGNQVSDLADSYKRYLMNYFRRSLKVMGTPIRIQFKEGDNPFAGKRNLLTPNQMRKRKRLMSHLKKSK, encoded by the coding sequence ATGATACCTGTCGTCGCGCTGGTCGGGCGCCCGAATGTGGGTAAGTCCACCTTGTTTAACCGTTTGACACAGACGCGCGATGCGCTGGTGGCGGATTTCCCCGGGCTAACGCGAGACCGCAAGTATGGTCGTGCTGAAGTTGAGGGCAATGAATTTATCATCGTCGATACCGGCGGTATTGACGGCACCGAAGACGGCGTTGAAACGCGCATGGCCGGCCAATCGCTGTTGGCGATTGAAGAGGCCGATATCGTGCTGTTCATGGTCGACGCCCGCGCCGGCCTGATGCCGGCCGATCAGGGTATCGCCCAGCATTTGCGCAACCGCCAGAAGGCGACCTTCCTGGTGGCCAACAAGACCGACGGCATGGATCCGGACATGGCCACCGCCGATTTCTACTCACTGGGCCTGGGCGACGTTTATGCCATCGCCGCTTCGCACGGCCGCGGCGTCACTCAGCTGATCGAGCACGTGCTGGTGCCGTTCGTTCCGGCTAAAGAGGAAGAAGCCGAGCTGACCGAAGAAGAGGCCAACGCCGCCTATTGGGCCGAGCAGGAAGGCGAAAACCCCGAAGAGTTTGCAGAGCCGGAAGACGACTTCAACCCACAGGATCTGCCGATCAAGCTGGCGATCGTCGGCCGCCCGAACGTAGGCAAGTCTACCCTCACTAACCGCATCCTCGGCGAGGAGCGCGTAGTGGTGTACGACATGCCGGGCACCACGCGCGACAGCATTTATATTCCGATGGTGCGCGACGAGCGCGAATACGTGCTGATCGACACCGCCGGGGTGCGCAAACGCGGCAAGGTAACGGAAACCGTAGAGAAATTCTCGGTAATCAAAACCCTGCAGGCGATCGAAGACGCCAACGTGGTGCTGCTGGTGATCGACGCGCGCGAAGGCATTTCCGATCAGGACCTGTCGCTGCTCGGCTTTATCCTCAATAGTGGGCGCTCGCTGGTGATTGCGGTCAACAAGTGGGACGGCATGAGCGAAGAAGATCGCGAACACGTGAAAGAGATGCTCGATCTGCGCCTGGGCTTTGTCGATTTCGCCCGCGTGCACTTCATCTCCGCGCTGCACGGCAGCGGCGTCGGCAACCTGTTCGAATCGGTGCAGGAAGCTTACGAGTGCGCGACCCGCCGCGTGAACACCTCGATGCTGACCAAAATCATGCAGATGGCCGCCGACGACCATCAGCCGCCGTTGGTGCGCGGCCGCCGCGTGAAGCTGAAATATGCCCACGCCGGCGGGTACAATCCGCCGATCGTGGTGATCCACGGCAACCAGGTGAGCGATCTGGCCGACTCGTACAAGCGTTACCTGATGAACTACTTCCGCCGCTCGCTGAAGGTGATGGGGACGCCGATCCGCATCCAGTTCAAAGAGGGCGACAACCCGTTCGCCGGCAAGCGCAACCTGCTGACGCCAAACCAGATGCGTAAGCGCAAGCGCTTGATGAGCCACCTGAAGAAAAGCAAATAA
- a CDS encoding zinc ribbon domain-containing protein yields the protein MEAHCPQCEQTMEWVNGHYHCAACNADYQQLAHCPDCGQPLQELKACGAVDYLCQSGHGLVSKKRVLFSYQPL from the coding sequence ATGGAAGCGCACTGTCCGCAATGCGAACAAACGATGGAGTGGGTGAATGGTCACTATCATTGCGCCGCGTGCAACGCAGATTATCAGCAGCTGGCCCACTGCCCGGACTGTGGGCAGCCGCTGCAGGAACTGAAGGCCTGCGGCGCGGTGGATTACCTGTGCCAGAGCGGCCACGGGCTGGTATCCAAAAAGCGCGTGCTATTCAGTTATCAGCCGTTGTAA
- a CDS encoding YfgM family protein, with the protein MEVYTTENEQVDAVRRFFAENGKALAVGVVLGIGALVGWRFWQSNQNSNMMAASQSYQEASDRLAAGKPDDVAAAEKFIQANSNSYGVLAALQLARHFVEQNDFAKAEQQLALAQGQTKDDNLLSMINLRLARVQLQEKKLDEALKTLDGVKGEGWTAMTQDVRGDVLLAKGDAKGAREAYSKGIESNASQALQVLLRMKLNNLSS; encoded by the coding sequence GTGGAAGTCTATACCACTGAAAACGAACAAGTCGACGCCGTGCGTCGGTTCTTTGCCGAAAACGGCAAAGCGCTGGCGGTGGGCGTGGTGCTCGGAATTGGTGCCCTGGTCGGCTGGCGCTTTTGGCAGAGCAACCAAAACTCCAACATGATGGCAGCGTCGCAATCCTACCAGGAGGCCAGCGATCGCCTGGCGGCCGGTAAGCCGGACGACGTGGCCGCCGCCGAGAAATTCATCCAGGCCAACAGCAACAGCTACGGCGTATTGGCCGCATTGCAGCTGGCCAGGCATTTTGTCGAGCAGAACGATTTCGCCAAGGCGGAACAGCAGTTGGCGCTGGCGCAGGGCCAGACCAAAGACGATAACCTGTTGTCGATGATCAACCTGCGTCTGGCGCGCGTCCAGCTGCAGGAGAAAAAGCTGGATGAAGCGCTGAAAACGCTGGATGGCGTGAAAGGCGAAGGCTGGACGGCGATGACGCAGGATGTGCGCGGCGACGTGTTGCTGGCCAAGGGCGACGCCAAGGGCGCGCGCGAAGCTTACAGCAAAGGCATTGAATCCAACGCTTCTCAGGCGCTGCAGGTACTGCTGCGCATGAAATTGAATAACTTGTCCAGCTAA
- the ispG gene encoding flavodoxin-dependent (E)-4-hydroxy-3-methylbut-2-enyl-diphosphate synthase: MHNQAPINRRKSTRIYVGKVPIGDGAPIAVQSMTNTRTTDVEATVNQIKALERVGVDIVRVSVPTMDAAEAFKLIKQQVNVPLVADIHFDYRIALQVAEYGVDCLRINPGNIGNESRIRSVVDCARDKNIPIRIGVNGGSLEKDLQEKYGEPTPEALLESAMRHVDILDRLNFDQFKVSVKASDVFLAVQSYRLLASRIDQPLHLGITEAGGARSGSVKSAIGLGLLLSEGIGDTLRISLAADPVEEVKVGFDILKSLRIRARGINFIACPTCSRQEFDVIGTVNALEQRLEDIITPMDVSIIGCVVNGPGEALVSTMGVTGGHNKSGFYEDGVRQKERFDNEQMIDQLEAKIRAKASMMDEANRISVNLLEK, translated from the coding sequence ATGCATAACCAAGCGCCCATCAACCGTCGAAAATCAACGCGAATTTACGTCGGCAAGGTGCCTATTGGTGATGGCGCGCCGATTGCCGTACAGTCGATGACCAACACCCGTACCACCGATGTTGAAGCAACGGTTAATCAGATCAAAGCGTTGGAGCGCGTCGGCGTCGATATCGTCCGCGTTTCGGTTCCCACCATGGATGCCGCCGAGGCGTTCAAGCTGATCAAGCAGCAGGTCAACGTGCCGCTGGTCGCCGATATTCATTTCGATTACCGCATCGCGCTGCAGGTCGCCGAATACGGCGTGGATTGCCTGCGCATCAACCCGGGCAACATCGGCAACGAATCGCGCATCCGCTCGGTGGTGGATTGCGCGCGCGACAAGAACATCCCGATCCGCATCGGCGTCAACGGCGGCTCGCTGGAGAAGGACCTGCAGGAAAAGTACGGCGAACCTACGCCGGAAGCGCTGCTCGAGTCCGCCATGCGCCACGTGGATATCCTGGATCGCCTCAACTTTGACCAGTTCAAGGTCAGCGTCAAGGCTTCCGACGTGTTCCTGGCGGTGCAGTCTTACCGCCTGCTGGCGTCGCGCATCGATCAGCCGCTGCACCTCGGCATTACCGAAGCCGGCGGCGCGCGCAGCGGCTCGGTGAAATCGGCTATCGGCCTGGGGCTGCTGCTGTCGGAAGGCATCGGCGATACCCTGCGCATCTCGTTGGCGGCCGATCCGGTGGAAGAAGTGAAGGTCGGTTTCGACATTCTGAAATCGCTGCGCATTCGCGCGCGCGGCATCAACTTCATCGCTTGCCCGACCTGTTCGCGCCAGGAGTTTGACGTGATCGGCACGGTGAACGCGCTGGAGCAGCGTCTGGAAGACATCATCACGCCGATGGACGTATCGATCATCGGCTGCGTGGTCAACGGGCCGGGCGAAGCGCTGGTGTCGACCATGGGCGTCACCGGCGGCCACAACAAGAGCGGCTTCTACGAAGACGGCGTGCGCCAGAAAGAACGTTTCGACAACGAGCAGATGATTGACCAGCTGGAGGCGAAGATCCGCGCCAAGGCTTCGATGATGGATGAAGCCAATCGCATCTCGGTCAACCTGCTGGAAAAATAA
- the bamB gene encoding outer membrane protein assembly factor BamB, translating into MQLRKTLLVGLVSVALLSGCSLFNSEEDVVTMSPLPKVENQFTPNKAWSTSVGDGIGEFYSHLRPAFQDSTIYAADRHGIVKALDADSGNEKWKVDLSEKTGFFSSNLPALLSGGITVSGDKAYVGSEKAVVYALNTADGTVAWQTKVAGEAISRPVISDGMVLIHTSNGLLQALNESDGAVKWTVNLDMPSLSLRGESAPSVAFGAAIVGGDNGRVSAVLLQQGQLIWQQRISQPSGATEIDRLNDVDTTPVIVEGIVYALGYNGNLTALDLRSGQIIWKRELGSVNDFIVDAGRIYLIDQNDRVVALSTEGGVTVWTQSDLLHRNLTPPVMYNGYLVTGDAEGYLHWINTTDGRFVAQQEVDSSGFLSAPMVAGDKLVIQARGGKVYAFTR; encoded by the coding sequence ATGCAATTGCGTAAAACACTCTTGGTCGGACTGGTTTCCGTTGCCTTGCTGAGTGGTTGCTCGCTGTTTAACAGTGAAGAAGACGTGGTTACCATGTCGCCGCTGCCGAAAGTTGAAAATCAGTTTACGCCGAACAAGGCGTGGAGCACCTCGGTCGGCGACGGCATCGGTGAGTTCTATTCTCACCTGCGCCCGGCCTTCCAGGACAGCACCATTTACGCCGCGGACCGTCACGGCATCGTGAAGGCGCTGGACGCCGACAGCGGCAACGAGAAGTGGAAGGTCGATCTCTCCGAGAAAACCGGCTTCTTCTCCAGCAACCTGCCGGCGCTGCTGTCGGGCGGCATAACGGTTTCAGGCGATAAAGCCTATGTCGGCAGCGAGAAAGCGGTGGTTTACGCGCTGAATACCGCTGACGGCACCGTAGCCTGGCAGACCAAAGTGGCCGGCGAAGCGATTTCTCGCCCGGTGATCAGCGACGGCATGGTGCTGATCCACACCTCCAATGGCCTGCTGCAGGCATTGAACGAGTCTGACGGCGCGGTGAAGTGGACGGTTAACCTGGACATGCCATCGCTGTCGTTGCGCGGCGAGTCCGCGCCGTCCGTCGCCTTCGGCGCAGCCATCGTCGGCGGCGACAACGGCCGCGTCAGCGCCGTGCTGTTGCAGCAGGGCCAGCTGATTTGGCAGCAGCGCATTTCCCAGCCGAGCGGCGCGACCGAGATCGACCGCCTGAACGATGTGGACACCACGCCGGTAATCGTTGAAGGCATCGTCTACGCATTGGGTTACAATGGCAACCTGACGGCGCTGGATCTGCGTTCCGGCCAGATCATCTGGAAACGCGAACTGGGCTCGGTGAACGACTTTATCGTCGACGCGGGCCGCATTTACCTGATCGACCAGAATGACCGGGTGGTGGCGTTGAGCACCGAAGGCGGCGTGACCGTGTGGACGCAGAGCGATCTGCTGCACCGCAACCTGACGCCGCCGGTGATGTATAATGGTTATCTGGTGACCGGCGACGCCGAAGGCTACCTGCACTGGATCAACACCACGGACGGCCGTTTTGTCGCCCAGCAGGAAGTGGACAGCTCCGGCTTCCTGTCTGCGCCGATGGTGGCTGGCGATAAGCTGGTCATCCAGGCCCGCGGCGGGAAAGTTTACGCTTTCACCCGCTAA
- a CDS encoding AEC family transporter — protein sequence MSWETWSFAFNVTVPNLLMMLLGILLRHWRLMDDRFIDGATKLVFNLALPCLLFFSIATNHPQLLGNLSLVIFGAIGTLATFLLLEVAAVWLVKEPRERGVFVQGGFRANTAIVGLAYAMTAYGSEGVALGSLYLTVTVILFNVLSVITLTRSLQGGKGKRISRLSLLRSIVTNPLIIGLLCGLAYAQTGLGIPQVVRQTGGYISALSLPLALLCTGASLDLRAMFRSSNVAALSSSAKLFIVPILMTLGGWLCGFHGAALGIIFLFSATPTASGSYVMTRAMGGNATLAANIIAITTVGSFFTTALGIYFLRSWGLI from the coding sequence ATGTCCTGGGAAACCTGGAGTTTTGCATTCAACGTCACCGTACCCAATCTGTTAATGATGTTGCTGGGCATCCTGCTGCGCCACTGGCGCCTGATGGACGATCGCTTTATCGACGGCGCCACCAAGCTGGTGTTCAATCTGGCGCTGCCCTGTCTGCTGTTTTTCAGCATCGCCACCAACCATCCGCAGCTGCTGGGCAACCTGTCGCTGGTGATCTTCGGGGCGATAGGCACCCTCGCGACCTTCCTGCTGTTGGAAGTGGCCGCTGTGTGGCTGGTTAAGGAACCGCGCGAGCGGGGCGTGTTCGTGCAGGGCGGCTTCCGCGCCAATACCGCCATCGTCGGCCTGGCCTACGCCATGACCGCCTACGGCAGCGAAGGGGTGGCGCTCGGCTCGCTGTACCTGACGGTGACGGTGATCTTGTTCAACGTACTGTCGGTGATCACCCTGACGCGCAGCCTGCAGGGTGGGAAGGGCAAACGAATCAGCCGCTTGTCGCTGTTGCGCAGCATCGTCACCAACCCGCTGATCATCGGCCTGCTGTGCGGGCTGGCCTATGCGCAGACCGGCCTGGGCATTCCTCAGGTGGTCCGGCAAACCGGCGGCTATATCTCCGCGCTGTCGCTGCCGCTGGCGCTGCTGTGCACCGGCGCCAGCCTGGATCTGCGCGCCATGTTCCGCTCCTCCAACGTGGCGGCGCTGTCGTCGTCGGCCAAGCTGTTTATCGTGCCGATATTGATGACGCTCGGCGGTTGGCTGTGCGGTTTTCACGGCGCGGCGCTGGGGATCATCTTTCTGTTTTCCGCCACGCCGACCGCCTCGGGCAGCTACGTGATGACGCGCGCCATGGGCGGCAACGCCACGCTGGCGGCCAATATTATCGCCATCACCACCGTCGGTTCGTTCTTTACCACCGCGCTGGGGATATATTTTTTGCGCTCGTGGGGCCTCATCTAA
- the hisS gene encoding histidine--tRNA ligase translates to MAKNIQAIRGMNDYLPEDTALWQRIEGTLKQVLGGYGYSEIRLPIVEQTPLFKRAIGEVTDVVEKEMYTFEDRNGESLTLRPEGTAGCVRAGIEHGLLYNQEQRLWYIGPMFRYERPQKGRYRQFNQLGVEVFGLQGPDIDAELILLTARWWRALGIAEHVRLELNSIGSLEARANYRDALVAFLEQHVEALDEDCKRRMYSNPLRVLDSKNPEVQTLLNDAPRLSEYLDEESRAHFAGLCELLAQAGIPYTINERLVRGLDYYNRTVFEWVTTSLGAQGTVCAGGRYDGLVEQLGGRATPAVGFAMGLERLVLLVQAVNPAFKAPSTIDVYVISSGAGAQSAAMQLAEQVRDAAPQLKLMTNYGGGNFKKQITRADKWGARVALILGENEVAAQQVVVKDLRSGEQETLAQSEVAERLAMMLG, encoded by the coding sequence GTGGCAAAGAACATTCAAGCCATTCGCGGCATGAACGACTACCTGCCGGAAGACACGGCATTATGGCAGCGTATTGAAGGCACCCTCAAGCAGGTGCTTGGCGGCTACGGTTACAGCGAAATCCGGTTGCCGATTGTAGAGCAGACCCCGTTATTCAAACGCGCGATCGGCGAAGTGACCGACGTCGTAGAAAAAGAGATGTATACCTTCGAAGACCGCAACGGCGAAAGCCTGACGCTGCGTCCGGAAGGCACGGCTGGCTGCGTTCGCGCCGGCATCGAACATGGTCTGCTGTACAATCAGGAACAGCGTCTGTGGTACATCGGCCCGATGTTCCGCTATGAGCGTCCGCAAAAAGGCCGCTACCGCCAGTTCAATCAGCTGGGTGTGGAAGTGTTCGGCCTGCAAGGCCCGGACATCGACGCCGAACTGATCCTGCTGACCGCCCGCTGGTGGCGCGCGCTGGGCATCGCCGAGCACGTCAGGCTGGAGCTGAATTCCATCGGCTCGCTGGAGGCCCGCGCCAACTACCGCGATGCGCTGGTGGCCTTCCTCGAGCAGCACGTCGAGGCGCTGGACGAAGACTGCAAACGCCGCATGTACAGCAACCCGCTGCGGGTGCTGGACTCGAAAAACCCGGAGGTGCAGACGCTGTTGAACGACGCGCCGCGCCTGTCCGAGTACCTGGATGAAGAATCCCGCGCTCACTTCGCCGGTCTGTGTGAACTTTTGGCGCAGGCAGGTATCCCATATACCATCAATGAACGCCTGGTGCGCGGTCTGGACTACTACAACCGCACGGTATTCGAGTGGGTGACCACCAGCCTGGGCGCGCAGGGCACGGTGTGCGCGGGCGGCCGTTACGACGGTTTGGTCGAGCAGCTGGGCGGGCGCGCGACGCCTGCCGTAGGCTTTGCGATGGGGTTGGAGCGTCTGGTACTGTTGGTTCAGGCGGTCAACCCGGCGTTCAAGGCGCCGTCCACCATTGATGTATACGTAATTTCTTCCGGCGCCGGCGCTCAGAGCGCGGCGATGCAGCTGGCGGAGCAGGTGCGTGACGCCGCGCCGCAGCTGAAACTGATGACCAACTACGGTGGCGGCAACTTCAAGAAGCAGATCACCCGGGCAGACAAATGGGGCGCGCGCGTCGCATTGATTCTGGGCGAAAACGAAGTTGCGGCACAACAGGTGGTGGTGAAAGACCTGCGCAGTGGTGAACAAGAAACGCTGGCGCAAAGCGAAGTCGCTGAGCGTCTGGCTATGATGTTAGGTTAA
- a CDS encoding protealysin inhibitor emfourin translates to MTQPLPPLNQDTVIELAREGGFAFIPKLAGLRRIALADITPAQRQRLNQLLNQTLPYAREAGQPDSPGCGDQRYFRVQINYASQNLCSEIVLLIPETRAPQALVDLWKTGQVDE, encoded by the coding sequence ATGACGCAACCGCTGCCGCCGCTCAATCAGGATACGGTCATTGAACTGGCGCGCGAGGGCGGCTTTGCCTTTATTCCCAAGCTGGCGGGCCTGCGGCGCATCGCGCTGGCCGATATTACGCCGGCGCAGCGGCAGCGCCTGAACCAGCTGCTGAACCAAACGCTGCCCTATGCGCGGGAAGCGGGCCAGCCAGACTCCCCCGGCTGTGGCGACCAACGCTATTTTCGCGTGCAAATCAATTACGCCAGCCAAAACCTGTGCAGCGAAATCGTGCTGCTGATCCCGGAGACCCGCGCGCCGCAGGCGCTGGTGGACCTGTGGAAAACCGGTCAGGTTGATGAGTGA